The genomic region TCACATTGACGCACGACTTGTGGGTCTGCAGGTGGATGTTGGAGACGGTGAGGCACACCTCATACTCAGTGCCCGGCTGCAGGTGGGTCAGGTTGTACTCGTGCACGTCGACGGGCACGCGTGCAGTGTAGGTAATGTGGGGATTGTCAATCTTCATGGTGGCCGAGGCCCACTTAAGGTTGGAGGTCATGACGTTGGAGTTAATCTTCCAGGAGACCAGAATGGAATGGGACTCGGTCTGCTTGACGTAGATCTTCATCACCTCGACACTGTCCAGCAGGGTGCCGTTGACCCGGATGGTGGTGACGCGTGTGTCGGCCCCCTCTGTGTTCTGAGCCACGCAGGTGTAGCGGCCTGAGTCCTCCACCTGGACTTGGGACAGCCGCAGGGTGCCCTCACTGCTCAGGTGGTACCGCTCTGACACCATGTCCACCGTGATCTTGCTCCCCATAGGAGACACCCAGTAGATTTCTGGCTCGGGCTCAGCCATGGCCCGGCAGTCCAAGCTGACACTCATGCCCAGCTCTAGGCTCAGGTGGCTGGGGAAGGTGTTGTGGGAGATGAGGGGCAGGCACTGCTCTGGGGAGTCCTGTAGCCTCACCTCCCTGACCTGCTGGCCCCGGAGCTCAGGCGGTGAGCTACACAGCATGGCCCGCGGCTCCATGAATCGCACACTGGTCCTGTTTGAGCTCATCCACTGGATGACGCAGTCACAGCGCAGCGGGTTGCTGTGCAGGCTGATCTCGCGCAGATTGGGCAGCGCCTCCACGGTGCGTTGGTAGATGGCATTGAGGGCGTTGTTGTTGAGCATTAGGCTCTCCAATGAGGACACGTCCCTGAAGGCCGTCCGGTGGACAAAGGACAACTTGGGGTTGTTGGTGCCCTCCAACTTGGTCAGCTCAGGCAGGTTGTCCAGGGCGTAGCGGTCGATGGACACCAGCTCAGCCATGTTGTTGATGCCAAGCTCCTTCAGATGCAACATGTTCCTGAAGTCCCCCTCCTGGATCTTGTGCACCGGGTTCTTGTTCAGGTCCAGGAACTTCAGGTTCTGCACTTTCTGCAGGGCCAGCTGGGGAACTCGGACCAGCTTGTTGTCGTAGAAGGACAGGCTTTCCAGGTTATCCAGACCCACCAGAGCACTCCCGGGAACGTCGGTGAGATCCATGCCGGCCAGAACCAGGCTCCTCAGACTCCCCAGGGGCTTGAAGTTCATGTCCAGGATACCAATGACGGGGTTATCGCCGATCATCAGGATCTCCAGGTTGGGCGTGGCCTCGAACCAGCGGCTGTCAATGACCCGGAGCCTGTTGGAGTTGAGGTGGAGGCGCAGCAGGCTGCGCAGGCCAGAGAAGGCCCCTGGGGAAATGGTGCTGATCTGGTTGTGGTTGATGTAGAGCTCCTGCAGGTTGCTCAGGTCCTGCAGGCAGTGGTCGGGCAGCTGGCTGATCTGGTTCTCCTCCAGGTGCAGGGTGGTGAGCTGGTTCATGTTGGCCAGGCCCACGGCTTCCACACTGCTGAAGTTATTCTGGGATAGGTCCAGCTCCGTCAGGTTGAACAGGGCTTCTAGCTCCCCGCTGGTGTGGGCGATGGAGTTGCTCTGGAGCAGCAGCACCTGGGTGTCAGAGGATAGGTTGGAGGGGATGCGTGTCAGCCGCAGGTCGTTGCAGTCCACTGTGGCCGCCTCCCTGTAGGTGGACTGGGGGGTGAACCAGGGGCGCACCTCACACACGCACAGCCGCGGGCACTCCCCGCCCCGCACCAGGGGCAGCAGGGGCAACAGCAGCCCTACACACAGCCATGCCAGTGGGGGCCAAGGGAGGGGGCTTAGAGTCATgctgtctgctctctgtctggtcACACTGCTCTTAGAGGAGAGGCCGGGttcctgaggagggcctggagggTAGGTGTGGGATGTGACATCAACAACCAATGGTCATCAGTGTCCTCTCTGTACAGGCTGGTAGTGGCTGGTAGAGCTGCGGTCCACAGTGcgggtgaatgtgtgtgagtgtgtttcagAATGGGGCCAGGGGATGGTCAGGGTTATCCTCTTCCTCCACTCACGTGTTTTTCTCTCTTAACTTCAGAATTCAGCAGAATAAGCCTGAAATACACAGAAACCAGGTCAGGTATTAGAGCTCTGCATTACATCGTTCCATTATCATCCCACAAACAGATGGTGATTTAGATAAAGAagaaagagatatagagagggatacagaaacaggaagaaggagagagagaacggggctagagagagaaaggtgtgTGAGAGGGATTGAGAGTTCCCGGTGAGAAATAAAAGCCATAAAACCTGTCAGACAGTGAATTGCATTTCATAAAAAAATTGCTGATATTGACAAGACTTTTAACCTAAATATGGGCATGAATTACAAGTCCATATCTGCTACATATCGACAAGACAACATgtgtgtgaaacagagagtaatACATTTACAGTAGTTAGCTGCTGACCTGGCTTCAAATACAATTTGAAATCATTTAGAATACTTTAACTGTTTGTTTGACCTTGCCTGTTATAATGGAACCAATAAAAATTCCCAAAAGCTCAAACTCTGCCCCCCTGGCACTCCAGTCTGGCTAAAGGTCTGGTTCTGTGGTTGGACAGAGATCTGACATCCTTTATAGTTTCACAGCAGAGGGTTAGAGTGGAGACAGCACCCAGCCTACACAGCACCAGTCTGCAGACTTCTTGGGGACTCATTTGACATGCCTAACAGGGCAGAATAAATCTGTGAAAttatttttttgctgtgctattgTACAGAGGTTAATTTCTGTCTTTAATGAGCTGTTACTCAGCTCATTAAAAAACAGGTGAAAAAAAGCAAACTCTGAGCATTCAAGTTTAATTGAATCAGTCAGTGTCTTGGTAGTACAGGCAAAACCACTCAACCCCAATGCCAGCAGTCAGACTGCTCTGGCCTGTTAGTAGCAGGTCGCCTCTGGAAAAATGTAAGGTTTTAGTGAAATAATTGATCATATTTGTGTCCTAATTCtccttttaaaataaaatatggaTCATACTAAATGTTTATATACATTAACTGAGACAGACAGTCCTGCTGTTTTAACATCTATTGCTGCTGTTTTAACATCTATTCCTGCTGTTTTAACAGCTGGGTGAGTGAAGGTTAAACACACGAGTAGGTTGTAAACCATAATGTAACTCCCAATGTATTGCATCCAACAACAAGCCTATAACATCTGAGTACACATAGTTTGCATATGGCTCACTATATTTGTGTATGCAGAAGTGTTGTCCTTTGTTCAGGTAATATATAAGATTATGGTCCAGAATTCTAAGCTAtgggcaattccacggtaacgGAGTGACACAGactgatttttcactttaaaatgtatgtcgcaaaaacaaatgattgtaaAGTGAAACTGtacaactatatatacacaaggactacttttaacaatttccactgaaaatgtacttgaagaacagtgcagatgcaaagtttggtaacagaatgacggcacCAATAGCACAaactgtcattctgttaccaaactttgcatctgtaTTGATCTTCAAGTAAATTTGTTTCTGTAAAAGtttcagtggaaattgttaaaaagTAGCCCTTGTGCAtgtagttgtatggtttgtttaaaaATCTGAGTCTCCGTGTCACTCTGTTACCATGGAATGCTGGTATATGACAATGTATATTAGTAGAGATTGGTAGGCTAAATGTTTGATGCATATTTGATATGTATATTTGTCCCTATCTGAAGTCTATTGTGGATATGAACTCAGCTACTCTAATGTATTCTGTGTTCTGTCTCTTCAGAGATTACCCACGTTTCTCTCTCCCAGGGGATTATCTGCGTATGCTACTGGCACAGTGACAGAGAGATACTTTTGGTGTGGTAGCAGCCAGCCAGAGTTCTCTGCTCTGACTATGAGCACATTACACAACACACCTAATCTACCAGGGCGGGCAGAAAAAGCAAAGCGCTCAGCTCGACTCTGTGCATTATCGTTAATGGTAGCTCTTGATTATGAGACACGTCTCTGGAAAGCAGTGGCAACACAGGCGGGTAGAAATGAGTCTTTTAATGAGCCTGAAGAAATCAATTAGAGGCCTGTAGCCTCTGTGCTGGGACGGTGTCAGCTCCGGGCGTTGGGTTGCAGGGCAGGGGCCAGGGTGGATATGGGGGAATAGGCAGGGTGAGGCTGGGGCCAGGGTGGGGGCAGGGCAGGGGCCAGGGTGGATATGGGGGAATAGACTGGGTAGGGCTGGGGCCAGGGTGGGGGCAGGGCAGGGGCCAGAGTGGATATGCGGGAATAGGCAGGGTAGGGCTGGGGCCAGGGCAGGGGCCAGGGTGGATATGGGGGAATAGGCAGGGTAGGGCTGGGGCCAGGGTGGGGGGTGGATGTGGGGAATGGGAAGGGCAAGGCTGGGGCCAGGGTGGGGTTGGATGTGGATGTGGGAGAATGGACAGGGCTGGTGGGTCTAGCTCCAGAGGACAGGTAACATTCAGGAGCCTCTACCGCCGCTGGGATAGCTCCTCACATCGATTTCTGATGGGTCCCTGGCACCGCAGCATCCTCCCCTTTCCCCAACACATTTATGAGCCCCAATTATGGAAATCCAACACAGCAGTTTATTCTTCCT from Oncorhynchus kisutch isolate 150728-3 linkage group LG5, Okis_V2, whole genome shotgun sequence harbors:
- the LOC109891195 gene encoding leucine-rich repeat neuronal protein 1 translates to MTLSPLPWPPLAWLCVGLLLPLLPLVRGGECPRLCVCEVRPWFTPQSTYREAATVDCNDLRLTRIPSNLSSDTQVLLLQSNSIAHTSGELEALFNLTELDLSQNNFSSVEAVGLANMNQLTTLHLEENQISQLPDHCLQDLSNLQELYINHNQISTISPGAFSGLRSLLRLHLNSNRLRVIDSRWFEATPNLEILMIGDNPVIGILDMNFKPLGSLRSLVLAGMDLTDVPGSALVGLDNLESLSFYDNKLVRVPQLALQKVQNLKFLDLNKNPVHKIQEGDFRNMLHLKELGINNMAELVSIDRYALDNLPELTKLEGTNNPKLSFVHRTAFRDVSSLESLMLNNNALNAIYQRTVEALPNLREISLHSNPLRCDCVIQWMSSNRTSVRFMEPRAMLCSSPPELRGQQVREVRLQDSPEQCLPLISHNTFPSHLSLELGMSVSLDCRAMAEPEPEIYWVSPMGSKITVDMVSERYHLSSEGTLRLSQVQVEDSGRYTCVAQNTEGADTRVTTIRVNGTLLDSVEVMKIYVKQTESHSILVSWKINSNVMTSNLKWASATMKIDNPHITYTARVPVDVHEYNLTHLQPGTEYEVCLTVSNIHLQTHKSCVNVTTRSNTFALDVSDQRPSAALLVVMATMLAFLSLATVGVYVARRWKRKNYHHSLKKYMQKTSSIPLNELYPPLINLWEVDSEKDKEGGAESKPSPVDTTRSYYMC